In Parus major isolate Abel chromosome 8, Parus_major1.1, whole genome shotgun sequence, a single window of DNA contains:
- the JUN gene encoding transcription factor AP-1: MSAKMEPTFYEDALSAGFAPPESGGYGYNNAKVLKQNMTLNLSDPSSNLKPHLRNKNADILTSPDVGLLKLASPELERLIIQSSNGLITTTPTPTQFLCPKNVTDEQEGFAEGFVRALAELHNQNTLPSVTSAAQPVTSGMAPVSSMAGSTSFNTSLHSEPPVYANLSNFNPNALSSAPNYNANSMGYAPQHHINPQMPVQHPRLQALKEEPQTVPEMPGETPPLSPIDMESQERIKAERKRMRNRIAASKCRKRKLERIARLEEKVKTLKAQNSELASTANMLREQVAQLKQKVMNHVNSGCQLMLTQQLQTF, from the coding sequence ATGAGTGCAAAGATGGAGCCTACTTTCTACGAGGATGCGCTGAGCGCCGGCTTCGCGCCGCCGGAGAGCGGCGGATACGGATACAATAACGCCAAGGTGCTGAAGCAGAACATGACGCTGAACCTGTCCGACCCCTCCAGCAACCTGAAGCCGCACCTGAGGAACAAGAACGCCGATATCCTCACCTCGCCCGACGTGGGGCTCCTCAAACTGGCCTCGCCCGAGCTGGAGCGGCTCATCATCCAGTCCAGCAACGGGCTGATCACCACCACGCCGACCCCGACGCAGTTCCTGTGCCCCAAGAATGTCACGGACGAGCAGGAGGGGTTCGCCGAGGGTTTCGTGAGAGCTCTGGCGGAGCTGCACAACCAGAACACGCTGCCCAGCGTCACCTCGGCCGCCCAACCTGTCACCAGCGGGATGGCACCTGTGTCCTCCATGGCCGGCAGCACCAGCTTCAACACCAGTTTGCACAGCGAGCCCCCGGTGTACGCCAACCTCAGCAACTTCAACCCCAACGCGCTCAGCTCCGCGCCCAACTACAACGCCAACAGCATGGGATACGCGCCCCAGCATCACATAAACCCCCAGATGCCCGTGCAGCATCCCCGGCTCCAGGCTCTGAAAGAGGAGCCGCAGACTGTACCTGAAATGCCGGGGGAAACTCCTCCCCTGTCCCCCATTGACATGGAGTCACAGGAGAGAATCAAAGCCGAGAGAAAGCGCATGAGGAACAGAATCGCGGCGTCCAAATGCCGGAAAAGGAAGTTGGAAAGGATTGCCCGGTtggaagaaaaagtgaaaactttGAAAGCCCAGAACTCAGAGCTGGCATCCACTGCCAACATGCTCAGAGAACAGGTTGCACAGCTTAAGCAGAAGGTCATGAACCACGTCAACAGCGGGTGCCAGCTCATGCTCACACAGCAGTTGCAGACGTTTTGA